In the Streptomyces sp. NBC_00525 genome, one interval contains:
- a CDS encoding SDR family oxidoreductase → MTYRKHPLRGRTAVVTGGARGLGKAVARELAARGARVALLGLEEEALARVAGTLPAPSGHWHVDVTDDAAMARVAEEVRRRLGPASVVVANAGVAEGGPFAESDPASWRRVIEVNLVGSAVTARVFLPQLLDTRGHYLQIASLAAIGAAPMMSAYCASKSGVEALCHSLRAELAPHGVGVGIAYLNWIDTDMIRDADRYPVLRELRAHMPPPARRTYSAPHVARRVVGAVERRSPSVYVPGWLRGVQAVRAGLPGVVARATRKELTRSQFTATGLLGAGGRAAEAAAAGPPDPA, encoded by the coding sequence GTGACCTACCGGAAGCACCCGCTGCGGGGCCGTACGGCCGTGGTGACCGGCGGGGCGCGCGGCCTCGGGAAGGCCGTGGCCCGCGAGCTGGCGGCCCGCGGTGCGCGCGTGGCCCTGCTCGGCCTGGAGGAGGAGGCGCTCGCGCGGGTGGCGGGCACGCTCCCGGCACCCTCCGGGCACTGGCACGTGGACGTCACGGACGACGCCGCGATGGCGCGCGTCGCCGAGGAGGTACGCCGCAGGCTCGGACCCGCGTCGGTGGTCGTGGCCAACGCGGGCGTGGCCGAGGGCGGTCCGTTCGCGGAGTCCGATCCGGCGAGCTGGCGGCGCGTGATCGAGGTCAACCTCGTGGGCAGCGCGGTCACCGCCCGCGTGTTCCTGCCGCAGCTCCTGGACACCCGCGGGCACTACCTCCAGATCGCCTCGCTGGCCGCCATCGGGGCCGCGCCGATGATGAGCGCGTACTGCGCGTCGAAGTCGGGCGTGGAGGCGCTGTGCCACTCGCTGCGCGCGGAGCTGGCCCCGCACGGTGTCGGGGTCGGCATCGCGTACCTGAACTGGATCGACACGGACATGATCCGGGACGCCGACCGGTACCCGGTGCTGCGCGAGCTGCGCGCGCACATGCCGCCGCCCGCCCGCCGGACGTATTCCGCGCCGCACGTGGCCCGGCGCGTGGTCGGGGCGGTGGAGCGGCGGTCGCCGTCGGTGTACGTGCCGGGGTGGCTGCGCGGGGTGCAGGCGGTGCGGGCCGGGCTGCCGGGAGTGGTCGCCCGCGCGACCCGCAAGGAGCTGACCCGCTCCCAGTTCACGGCGACGGGCCTGCTGGGCGCGGGCGGCCGGGCGGCGGAAGCGGCGGCGGCCGGCCCGCCGGACCCGGCCTGA
- a CDS encoding ABC transporter ATP-binding protein: MLELTGLTAGYHGGTVLHGLDLAVPAGTVHAVVGHNGAGKTTLVHTVAGLMRPDAGSVRLAGREVTGRPAHRIARAGIGLVPQGRRVFANLSVAEHLRLSHRPPRRGDTSRPSVWTPERVLDLLPRLGERRNNRGTDLSGGEQQMLALARALLGSPSVLLLDEPTEGLAPALVRQVHELVTTLADEGIAVLLVSPSPATAARCAHTLTVLTSGRVALRLDGAEAREDPTALHAALELAPAAT, translated from the coding sequence ATGCTCGAACTCACGGGCCTGACCGCGGGCTACCACGGCGGCACGGTCCTCCACGGCCTCGACCTGGCCGTGCCCGCCGGCACGGTGCACGCCGTCGTCGGCCACAACGGCGCGGGCAAGACGACGCTCGTCCACACCGTCGCCGGTCTGATGCGCCCGGACGCGGGCAGCGTACGGCTGGCCGGCCGGGAGGTGACGGGCCGGCCGGCGCACCGGATCGCCCGCGCCGGGATCGGTCTCGTCCCGCAGGGCCGCCGGGTCTTCGCCAACCTCAGCGTCGCCGAGCATCTGCGGCTCTCGCACCGGCCGCCGCGCCGGGGCGACACCTCGCGGCCCAGCGTGTGGACGCCGGAGCGGGTCCTCGACCTGCTGCCCCGGCTGGGCGAGCGCCGGAACAACCGGGGCACGGACCTGTCGGGCGGGGAGCAGCAGATGCTGGCGCTGGCCCGCGCGCTGCTCGGTTCGCCGAGTGTGCTGCTGCTCGACGAGCCCACGGAGGGGCTCGCCCCGGCGCTGGTGCGCCAGGTGCACGAGCTGGTGACCACGCTGGCCGACGAGGGCATCGCCGTACTCCTGGTGTCGCCGAGTCCGGCGACGGCGGCGCGGTGCGCGCACACGCTGACGGTTCTGACGTCGGGGCGGGTGGCGCTGCGGCTGGACGGGGCGGAGGCGCGCGAGGACCCGACCGCGCTGCACGCCGCGCTGGAGCTGGCGCCGGCGGCTACCTGA
- a CDS encoding CDGSH iron-sulfur domain-containing protein — protein sequence MPNEADRPRRLTVEPGGPVLIEGPVEIVREDGTLARSDRFMVAVCTCRRSRTQPWCDTSHRRRTRPPGATGG from the coding sequence GTGCCCAACGAAGCTGACCGTCCCCGCCGCCTCACCGTCGAACCGGGCGGCCCGGTCCTGATCGAGGGCCCGGTCGAGATCGTCCGGGAGGACGGCACGCTCGCGCGGTCCGACCGCTTCATGGTCGCCGTCTGCACCTGCCGCCGCAGCCGCACCCAGCCCTGGTGCGACACCAGCCACCGCCGCCGCACCAGACCGCCTGGCGCGACGGGAGGCTAG
- a CDS encoding cytochrome P450 family protein translates to MSEQPILVLDPAGADRHAEYRALRERGPATRVDVLGVTAWSVSDPFLLKELLTSSEVSKDARAHWPAFAETVATWPLALWVAVNNMFTAYGGDHRRLRRMIAPAFSARRIQDLRISVEKIVAELIDGLAARPAGEVVDLRTELAYPLPIAVIGRLMGVPEDQLDGFRSVVDGVFDTTLTVEEATANTASLYQALDQLILAKRALPGDDMTSLLLATRDEEGDGGRLGDEELRDTLLLMISAGYETTVNVIDQAVTALLTRPDQLAHLRAGRADWNDVVEETLRHEPAVKHIPLRYALSDIPLPGGGVIAKGEAILASYAPANRHPDWHGESADAFDVTRPSKEHLAFGHGIHFCLGAPLARLEVVTALQQFFARFPDARLAVPAEDLRPVPSLITNGHQTLPVLLRPAGD, encoded by the coding sequence ATGTCCGAGCAGCCGATCCTCGTCCTCGACCCCGCCGGCGCCGACCGCCACGCGGAGTACCGGGCGCTGCGCGAGCGCGGCCCCGCCACCCGTGTCGACGTCCTCGGCGTGACCGCGTGGTCGGTCAGCGATCCGTTCCTCCTCAAGGAGCTGCTGACCAGCTCCGAGGTCTCCAAGGACGCCCGCGCCCACTGGCCGGCCTTCGCGGAGACCGTGGCCACCTGGCCGCTCGCCCTGTGGGTCGCGGTGAACAACATGTTCACCGCGTACGGCGGCGACCACAGGCGGCTGCGCCGGATGATCGCGCCCGCGTTCAGCGCCCGCCGCATCCAGGACCTGCGGATCTCCGTGGAGAAGATCGTCGCCGAACTGATCGACGGTCTCGCCGCCCGGCCGGCCGGTGAGGTCGTCGACCTCCGCACGGAACTGGCCTACCCGTTGCCCATCGCGGTGATCGGCCGGCTCATGGGCGTGCCCGAGGACCAGCTCGACGGCTTCCGGTCCGTCGTGGACGGCGTCTTCGACACCACGCTCACCGTCGAGGAGGCCACCGCGAACACGGCCTCCCTCTACCAGGCGCTGGACCAGCTCATCCTCGCCAAGCGGGCCCTGCCCGGCGACGACATGACCTCGCTGCTGCTCGCCACCCGCGACGAGGAGGGCGACGGCGGCCGGCTCGGCGACGAGGAGCTGCGCGACACGCTCCTCCTCATGATCTCCGCCGGGTACGAGACCACGGTCAACGTCATCGACCAGGCGGTCACCGCCCTGCTGACCCGCCCGGACCAGCTCGCCCATCTGCGCGCCGGTCGCGCCGACTGGAACGACGTGGTCGAGGAGACGCTGCGCCACGAGCCGGCGGTCAAGCACATCCCCCTGCGCTACGCGCTCTCCGACATCCCGCTGCCCGGTGGCGGGGTGATCGCGAAGGGGGAGGCGATCCTCGCCTCGTACGCCCCCGCCAACCGCCACCCGGACTGGCACGGCGAGAGCGCGGACGCGTTCGACGTCACCCGCCCGTCCAAGGAGCACCTGGCCTTCGGGCACGGCATCCACTTCTGCCTCGGCGCCCCGCTCGCCCGCCTGGAGGTCGTCACCGCCCTCCAGCAGTTCTTCGCCCGCTTCCCCGACGCCCGCCTCGCCGTCCCGGCCGAGGACCTGCGCCCCGTACCGTCCCTGATCACCAACGGCCACCAGACGCTTCCGGTGCTTCTGCGCCCGGCCGGCGACTAG
- a CDS encoding GTP-binding protein produces the protein MDCENWSDSPNGIAYVPVTVTRSAKIVIAGGFGVGKTTLIGSVSEVRPLRMEEPITQDSAGVDDLRGVPDKTTTTVGMDFGRIHLAGGALALYLFGLPGQVRFQPLWEDMAHGALGCLVLADTRDLDASHEALGLLEDQGIPYAVAINVFPEAPAYALHEIREALALDPATPLTTCDARDRTSCVYALITLTEYLAAHRTALSLEPTP, from the coding sequence ATGGACTGCGAGAACTGGTCTGACTCACCGAACGGCATCGCGTACGTGCCGGTCACGGTGACCAGGTCCGCCAAGATCGTGATCGCCGGCGGCTTCGGCGTCGGCAAGACGACCCTCATCGGCAGTGTCTCGGAGGTCAGACCGCTGCGGATGGAGGAGCCGATCACCCAGGACAGTGCCGGGGTGGACGACCTGCGGGGCGTACCGGACAAGACGACCACGACCGTGGGGATGGATTTCGGCCGTATCCACCTGGCGGGCGGCGCCCTCGCGCTCTATCTGTTCGGACTGCCCGGCCAGGTGCGTTTCCAGCCGCTGTGGGAGGACATGGCGCACGGCGCGCTCGGCTGCCTGGTGCTGGCCGACACCCGCGACCTGGACGCGAGCCACGAGGCGCTGGGGCTCCTGGAGGACCAGGGCATCCCGTACGCGGTCGCGATCAACGTCTTCCCGGAGGCGCCCGCGTACGCCCTGCACGAGATCCGCGAGGCGCTCGCCCTGGACCCGGCGACGCCGCTGACCACCTGTGACGCGCGGGACCGCACCTCGTGCGTGTACGCCCTGATCACGCTCACGGAATACCTCGCCGCACACCGTACGGCCCTCTCCCTGGAGCCCACCCCATGA
- a CDS encoding cytochrome P450 — protein sequence MTSPSITLPSAPSGRVALYDPAFAADPHGAYGRMRESYGPLVPVELSPGIPATLVIGYFQARRILNDPLYFPSDPRVWQEGVPATCPVRPMMEWRPNALRSSGTAHARYRAANTSAIDAVDQHALRARVEELAASAVAEFVTAGRADVLTQYAWPIAFRVLSSLLGCPDEIGARIADGMSRIFEATDAQRGNEILGQAVADLVALRRNHPADDITSRLVAHSARLSDEEMGHQLVTLYGAGIEPLTNLIANTQLKILVDEEFSAGLHAGHSTVRDALDTVLYTDPPMANYCITYPPYPADVDGVLLPAHQPVLISMAACNNDPAIARAPGGIAGNRAHLAWSIGPHTCPARSHAYLIAETAVTHLLDALPEMDLAVPADELRWRPGPFHRALESLPIVFDASHR from the coding sequence ATGACGTCCCCCAGCATCACCCTGCCGTCGGCCCCGTCCGGCCGGGTCGCCCTCTACGATCCGGCGTTCGCCGCCGATCCGCACGGCGCGTACGGGCGGATGCGGGAGTCGTACGGGCCGCTGGTGCCGGTCGAGCTGTCGCCGGGCATTCCCGCCACGCTGGTGATCGGCTACTTCCAGGCCCGGCGCATCCTCAACGATCCGCTGTACTTCCCCTCCGACCCGCGGGTCTGGCAGGAGGGGGTGCCGGCCACCTGTCCGGTGCGGCCGATGATGGAGTGGCGGCCCAACGCCCTGCGCAGCAGCGGCACCGCCCACGCCCGCTACCGGGCCGCCAACACCTCCGCCATCGACGCCGTGGACCAGCACGCGCTGCGGGCCCGGGTGGAGGAGCTGGCGGCGAGCGCCGTCGCGGAGTTCGTCACGGCGGGCCGCGCCGATGTGCTCACCCAGTACGCCTGGCCGATCGCGTTCCGCGTCCTCAGCTCCCTGCTCGGCTGCCCCGACGAGATCGGGGCGCGGATCGCCGACGGGATGTCCCGGATCTTCGAGGCCACCGACGCCCAGCGGGGCAACGAGATCCTCGGCCAGGCCGTCGCCGACCTGGTCGCGCTGCGCCGGAACCACCCGGCCGACGACATCACCAGCCGGCTCGTCGCCCACTCGGCGCGGCTGAGCGACGAGGAGATGGGCCACCAGCTGGTCACGCTGTACGGGGCCGGCATCGAGCCGCTGACCAATCTGATCGCCAACACCCAGCTGAAGATCCTCGTCGACGAGGAGTTCTCCGCCGGGCTGCACGCCGGGCACTCCACCGTGCGGGACGCGCTGGACACCGTCCTCTACACGGACCCGCCGATGGCGAACTACTGCATCACCTATCCCCCCTATCCGGCCGACGTGGACGGTGTGCTGCTCCCCGCCCACCAGCCGGTCCTGATCTCGATGGCCGCCTGCAACAACGACCCGGCCATCGCACGGGCCCCCGGCGGCATCGCCGGCAACCGGGCCCATCTGGCGTGGAGCATCGGCCCGCACACCTGTCCGGCCCGCTCCCACGCGTATCTGATCGCGGAGACCGCGGTCACGCATCTGCTCGACGCCCTCCCCGAGATGGACCTCGCGGTCCCGGCGGACGAACTGCGGTGGCGGCCGGGGCCGTTCCACCGTGCACTGGAGTCCCTCCCGATCGTCTTCGATGCCTCCCACCGATGA
- a CDS encoding ABC transporter ATP-binding protein → MTPVPEATPPVLDLDHLTRRYGSLTAVDDVSLRLPAGARHAVIGPNGAGKTTLLNLIAGTDRPDRGTIVLNGADVTRASTARRSRLGIARSFQQPSVIGELTVLDNIVLAGWAHHPRRRGAWRSRSRYRLHTESAGQHLETVGLADLAHRPAATLSHGQRRMLDLAAALAGDPRLLLLDEPAAGLTDGDIGRLLAILGALPESVAVVLVEHHVEVVAQVATSVTVLAAGRVLVTGPTREALAHPEVRDAYHNTGAAAGAAAAPVTGSTEARG, encoded by the coding sequence ATGACGCCCGTACCCGAAGCCACGCCCCCCGTGCTGGACCTCGACCACCTCACCCGCAGGTACGGCAGCCTCACCGCCGTCGACGACGTGTCGCTGCGGCTGCCCGCGGGCGCCCGGCACGCCGTGATCGGCCCCAACGGCGCCGGCAAGACGACCCTGCTCAACCTCATCGCCGGCACCGACCGGCCCGACCGGGGCACCATCGTCCTGAACGGTGCCGACGTCACCCGCGCGTCCACCGCCAGGCGCAGCCGGCTGGGCATCGCGCGCAGCTTCCAGCAGCCGTCCGTCATCGGCGAGCTGACGGTGCTGGACAACATCGTGCTGGCCGGCTGGGCGCACCACCCCCGGCGCCGGGGTGCCTGGCGCAGCCGGTCCCGCTACCGGCTGCACACCGAGTCGGCCGGGCAGCATCTGGAGACGGTCGGGCTCGCGGACCTGGCGCACCGGCCGGCCGCCACGCTGTCGCACGGGCAGCGGCGCATGCTCGACCTCGCGGCGGCCCTGGCGGGCGATCCGCGGCTGCTGCTCCTGGACGAGCCGGCGGCCGGGCTGACCGACGGCGACATCGGCCGGCTGCTCGCGATCCTCGGCGCCCTGCCCGAGAGCGTGGCGGTCGTGCTCGTGGAGCACCACGTCGAGGTGGTCGCCCAGGTCGCCACGTCGGTGACGGTGCTGGCGGCCGGGCGGGTGCTCGTCACCGGGCCGACGCGGGAGGCGCTGGCCCATCCCGAGGTGCGCGACGCCTACCACAACACGGGCGCGGCGGCCGGTGCGGCAGCCGCCCCCGTCACCGGCTCCACCGAAGCGAGAGGATGA
- a CDS encoding FAD-dependent monooxygenase has translation MRGGSIAVVGGSIAGCATALALSRGGADRVTVLERADAELRDRGVGIGLQNDRYEELRAAGYLAPEMPWAPLTRRVWSVRDGDAHHGRAIGQQPFPFRAYNWGSLWSELRRRVPADVDYRSGAAVTAVEPAGDEVTVRLADGHEERFDLVIGADGYRSVVREAMFPGISPQYAGYIGWRGTTEDVEGLPSDGLDAHNLVFPGGHCMSYRIPDGSGGHRLNWVLYTTPPQTDGLHPDLRTPTSLPPGRLNSELTDWLRALVAEHFPPFWAAKILGTPAGTTFIQPIYDLVVPHYTSGRMALVGDAASIARPHVGAGSVKALQDATALEAARTAGDDWKDVLERYDAARGPVGSAMVALARRMGSSQVEATPDWSAMDQSGFDAWWQEQNSGSDRSSGFGGHSLKVR, from the coding sequence ATGCGTGGAGGCAGCATCGCCGTGGTCGGCGGGAGCATAGCGGGGTGTGCCACGGCCCTGGCCCTGTCGCGCGGCGGAGCGGACCGGGTCACCGTCCTCGAACGCGCCGACGCCGAACTCCGGGACCGGGGCGTCGGGATCGGCCTGCAGAACGACCGCTACGAGGAGCTGAGAGCGGCCGGCTACCTGGCCCCCGAGATGCCCTGGGCGCCGCTGACCCGGCGCGTGTGGAGCGTACGCGACGGGGACGCCCACCACGGACGGGCCATCGGGCAGCAGCCGTTCCCCTTCCGCGCCTACAACTGGGGCTCCCTGTGGAGCGAGTTGCGCCGCCGGGTGCCCGCGGACGTCGACTACCGCTCCGGGGCCGCCGTCACCGCCGTGGAACCCGCCGGCGACGAAGTGACCGTGCGCCTCGCGGACGGGCACGAGGAGCGCTTCGACCTCGTCATCGGCGCCGACGGCTACCGCTCGGTGGTCCGCGAGGCCATGTTCCCCGGCATCAGCCCCCAGTACGCCGGATACATCGGCTGGCGCGGCACCACCGAGGACGTCGAGGGGCTGCCCTCGGACGGCCTCGACGCCCACAACCTCGTCTTCCCCGGCGGCCACTGCATGAGCTACCGCATCCCGGACGGCTCCGGCGGCCACCGCCTCAACTGGGTCCTCTACACCACGCCCCCGCAGACGGACGGCCTCCACCCGGACCTGCGCACCCCGACCTCCCTGCCGCCCGGCCGCCTCAACTCCGAACTGACCGACTGGCTGCGCGCCCTCGTCGCCGAGCACTTCCCGCCGTTCTGGGCGGCCAAGATCCTCGGCACGCCCGCCGGGACCACCTTCATCCAGCCCATCTACGACCTGGTCGTCCCGCACTACACCTCGGGCCGGATGGCGCTCGTGGGCGACGCCGCCAGCATCGCCCGGCCGCACGTCGGCGCCGGCAGTGTGAAGGCCCTCCAGGACGCCACCGCCCTGGAGGCCGCCCGGACCGCGGGCGACGACTGGAAGGACGTCCTGGAGCGCTACGACGCCGCCCGCGGCCCGGTCGGCTCCGCGATGGTCGCCCTCGCCCGCCGGATGGGCAGCAGCCAGGTCGAGGCCACCCCGGACTGGTCCGCCATGGACCAGTCCGGGTTCGACGCCTGGTGGCAGGAGCAGAACAGCGGCTCCGACCGCAGCAGCGGCTTCGGCGGCCACAGCCTCAAGGTCAGGTAG
- a CDS encoding HemK2/MTQ2 family protein methyltransferase — translation MTTTAAAPPVDLGRLWTLPGVYAPQADTQLLARAVEAEGVTAGMDVLDVCTGSGALALLAARSGARVCAIDISRRAVLTARMNAARAGHRLRVLRGDLTGPVAAHRFDLVVSNPPYVPAPAGGRTRPHGPEIAWDAGTGGRLALDRICARAPGLLRPNGTLLLVHSGLCGVTETLDRLTASGLRCAVTGRAAVPFGPVMTERLPWLRARGLVGPHDDTEELVVIRAQRS, via the coding sequence ATGACGACGACTGCCGCCGCACCGCCCGTGGACCTGGGCCGGCTGTGGACGCTCCCCGGCGTCTACGCGCCCCAGGCCGACACCCAGCTGCTGGCCCGGGCGGTCGAGGCCGAGGGGGTCACCGCCGGGATGGACGTCCTCGACGTCTGCACGGGCAGCGGAGCGCTCGCCCTGCTCGCCGCGCGCAGCGGCGCACGCGTCTGCGCGATCGACATCTCCCGGCGCGCCGTGCTCACCGCCCGGATGAACGCCGCCCGCGCCGGCCACCGCCTGCGCGTCCTGCGCGGCGACCTCACCGGACCCGTCGCCGCGCACCGCTTCGACCTGGTCGTGAGCAACCCGCCCTACGTACCGGCCCCGGCCGGTGGACGCACCCGCCCCCACGGCCCCGAGATCGCGTGGGACGCGGGGACGGGCGGCCGACTGGCCCTGGACCGCATCTGCGCCCGCGCCCCCGGCCTCCTGCGCCCGAACGGCACGCTGCTCCTGGTCCACTCCGGGCTGTGCGGGGTGACGGAGACCCTGGACCGGCTTACCGCGAGCGGGCTGCGCTGCGCGGTGACCGGCCGGGCCGCCGTCCCCTTCGGCCCGGTGATGACCGAACGGCTGCCGTGGCTGCGCGCCCGGGGCCTCGTCGGCCCCCACGACGACACCGAGGAACTGGTGGTCATCCGTGCCCAACGAAGCTGA
- a CDS encoding DUF742 domain-containing protein: MVRPYVRTGGRVRPDRDVRLESVMVAAPGPTGELGPDARRVMGLFAVGRGGLAVADIAAALQLPPSTVRIIVSSLMDSGHLASPAAAADDQPRNDLLQKVLDGLRELV; encoded by the coding sequence ATGGTCCGGCCGTACGTCCGCACGGGCGGCCGGGTCCGCCCGGACCGGGATGTGCGCCTGGAGAGCGTGATGGTCGCCGCGCCGGGCCCGACCGGTGAGCTGGGACCCGACGCGCGCCGGGTGATGGGCCTGTTCGCGGTGGGGCGGGGCGGTCTGGCCGTCGCCGACATCGCGGCGGCGCTGCAACTGCCGCCGTCCACGGTCCGGATCATCGTGTCGTCCCTCATGGACAGCGGCCATCTGGCCAGCCCGGCGGCCGCCGCCGACGACCAGCCCCGAAACGACCTCCTGCAGAAGGTGCTTGATGGACTGCGAGAACTGGTCTGA
- a CDS encoding ATP-binding protein translates to MTEPILILLALAAGGCASLWFLSRARAERRRAEELRQQRDQFAQQMRAAEQYVAHISRSVVQSAAADAQTGRALQPDLAVPPQLAHTQLASALSTLAGQIRSAIAVAGQLAQNAAEEQRAAARAETERRIVQVRQESVDVARAAVRAFASSTVHRAAKLSSTISAGVRRHVSDEAYATLVELDHLAQQMLLTASGYGVLAGDKLSRRWPATTLTDVVRTAMGRVEGYQRVQHTDLEAFAVQSRAVEAVVHTLSVLLDNALRYSPPNARVHVSLEHGANAAFLVVDDAGLRMEDERLTWARRVMSGEQRDDITRLGAYPQTGLRVASVLAHQYGFRVELTAPNLYGGTRAIIVLPQSLLTTPGPSRPASAPQPSRQTVPQLAQPAVPEAVPQSAPQPAPATTASGLTVRRRGTRPAAGARPGPEPAVEPGRPAVAAAWMAGSRRSRDNQNPPRTDEGR, encoded by the coding sequence ATGACCGAACCGATACTGATCCTGCTCGCGCTGGCGGCGGGAGGCTGCGCCTCGCTCTGGTTCCTGAGCCGGGCCCGTGCCGAGCGGCGCCGGGCCGAGGAGCTGCGTCAGCAGCGCGACCAGTTCGCGCAGCAGATGCGGGCAGCCGAGCAGTACGTGGCACACATCTCCCGCAGCGTCGTCCAGTCGGCCGCCGCCGACGCGCAGACCGGCCGCGCCCTCCAGCCGGATCTCGCCGTTCCGCCGCAGCTGGCGCACACCCAGCTGGCCTCGGCGCTCAGCACCCTGGCCGGTCAGATCCGGTCGGCGATCGCCGTGGCGGGGCAGCTCGCGCAGAACGCCGCGGAGGAGCAGCGCGCCGCCGCCCGTGCGGAGACGGAGCGCCGGATCGTCCAAGTGCGGCAGGAGTCGGTGGACGTGGCGCGCGCCGCGGTGCGCGCCTTCGCCTCCAGCACCGTGCACCGCGCGGCGAAGCTGAGCAGCACGATCAGCGCCGGGGTGCGGCGCCATGTCTCGGACGAGGCGTACGCGACGCTGGTCGAGCTGGACCACCTGGCGCAGCAGATGCTGCTGACCGCGTCCGGCTACGGCGTGCTGGCCGGGGACAAGCTGTCGCGGCGCTGGCCGGCGACCACGCTCACCGATGTCGTCCGTACGGCGATGGGCCGGGTCGAGGGCTATCAGCGCGTCCAGCACACGGACCTGGAGGCCTTCGCGGTGCAGAGCCGGGCCGTGGAGGCCGTCGTGCACACGCTGTCGGTGCTGCTGGACAACGCGCTGCGCTACTCGCCGCCCAACGCGCGGGTGCACGTCTCCCTGGAGCACGGGGCGAACGCGGCGTTCCTCGTCGTGGACGACGCGGGGCTGCGGATGGAGGACGAGCGGCTGACCTGGGCACGCCGGGTGATGTCCGGTGAGCAGCGGGACGACATCACGCGGCTGGGCGCCTATCCGCAGACGGGGCTGCGGGTGGCCTCGGTGCTGGCCCATCAGTACGGCTTCCGCGTCGAGCTGACGGCGCCCAACCTGTACGGGGGCACCCGCGCGATCATCGTGCTGCCGCAGTCGCTGCTCACGACGCCGGGGCCGTCCAGGCCGGCGTCCGCGCCGCAGCCGTCCCGGCAGACCGTCCCGCAGCTCGCGCAGCCGGCCGTCCCGGAGGCGGTGCCGCAGTCCGCGCCGCAGCCCGCGCCCGCCACCACGGCCAGTGGGCTCACCGTCCGCCGGCGCGGTACGCGGCCGGCCGCCGGGGCGCGGCCGGGGCCCGAACCGGCCGTCGAGCCGGGCAGGCCGGCGGTGGCCGCCGCGTGGATGGCGGGCAGCCGCCGCAGCCGGGACAACCAGAACCCCCCTCGTACGGACGAAGGACGTTGA
- a CDS encoding roadblock/LC7 domain-containing protein — MSDTHANTLGWLLDEQLGSVEGVRYAVLMSGDGLLKARTRTISQEDGEKLAALTASLRASGRAWDEFTGGQGVRQQLIESVSTIGLTTAAGQHTMLSVVTTGPHADVGLISHHMALLVVRLGEQLGTAERMPVGRTDGGSVA, encoded by the coding sequence ATGTCGGACACGCACGCGAACACCCTGGGCTGGCTGCTGGACGAGCAGCTGGGGTCGGTGGAGGGCGTCCGGTACGCCGTGCTGATGAGCGGCGACGGGCTGCTCAAGGCCCGGACCCGCACCATCAGCCAGGAGGACGGCGAGAAGCTGGCGGCGCTGACCGCGTCGCTGCGCGCGTCGGGCCGGGCCTGGGACGAGTTCACCGGCGGGCAGGGCGTGCGCCAGCAGCTGATCGAGTCCGTGTCCACGATCGGCCTGACGACCGCCGCGGGGCAGCACACCATGCTGTCGGTCGTCACCACGGGCCCGCACGCCGACGTCGGCCTGATCAGCCACCACATGGCGCTGCTGGTGGTGCGGTTGGGCGAGCAGCTGGGGACGGCGGAGCGGATGCCGGTGGGCCGGACGGACGGGGGCTCCGTCGCATGA